The DNA sequence TTACTTCCCGTTAAAGTAGCAATAGTTAGCTTAATAGTTGGATACCTAATATATGATTACTCTAAGGAGCTGAAAAGTAACAGAGATACTGATCTGTCAGCTTGACACGACCCGGCGTCGGAAACCCTAAAATGGGCTAAAGGGAAGCGTGAGGGGAGTCACATCAACTTCCAAATTAAAAAATCAAATTCACAGAGGGACGAGTCCGGCTTCCATTAGAGTCCGTCTCACTAATTAACCGTAAGCATTTTAATAAAAAGGATCATCATACGGCATTTTTGTAACACCAATTTATATATATAGCGGCGAGACCACTTAAGTGATATAGCCGTGTATTGGTGAAAAATTATGCCCCTCGAGAGCGATGAGAGGGAGGGCTCCTCTGAGACTTTGTTAGAGGATAGGAGGGTTCAGGAGATACTTAAGAGGATCAGGGAACCCGAGATCACTATACAGAATGTTGTTTCCTCTGCCGATATCAGGCAGAGGTTGGATCTTCATGAGATATCCAGAAGGATAAAGAAGTCTAGATACGATCCTGATAAATTCCCAGGCCTAGTTCTGAAGTTAGATGAACCCAAAGCAGCCTTATTATTGTTTAGCAGTGGAAAATTCGTTTGTACAGGAACGAAGTCTGTTGAGGAGTCAGCTCAAGCCATCAACACCGCTATAGATGTCCTGCAGAAGCATGGTATAGAGGTTAAAGGGAGGCCCTTAATAAAAGCTGAGAATATAGTCGCGTCCGCCAAGCTTCACGTAAAAGTAGACATAGAGAGATTGGCTTTAGAGCTTGAAAATACACTCTATGAACCTGAGCAGTTCCCCGGCCTCATATTCAGGATGAGGGATCCTGATGTGGTCTTCCTGATATTCGCATCAGGGAGTCTTGTTTGTACTGGAGCGAAGAAGGAATCCGATGTCAAGAGGGCAGTCTACAAGCTCAGGGAGATATTAGCTAGGAGGGGTTATCTAGTGATCGAGTGAATCCTCGGAAACAAAAACATTTTTATTTTGCTCGTGAGAACAGCTAGGGATTCCTATGGTTAGAACCACTGTTTCCGTGATAAAAGCCGATATTGGGAGCCTAGCGGGACATCACATCGTTCATCCTAAGTTGAAGGAAGCGGCTTCTCAGGAGTTAGCTGAGGCCAGATCCTCCAGGTTGATAGAGGACTTCTACGTGACAGCGGTGGGCGATGACCTACAGTTGATAATGACGCATAGGAAAGGTGTGGAGAGTTCAGAAGTTCACGAATTAGCTTGGAGGGCGTTCAAGAGATGCGCAGATATAGCTAAAGACATCGGCCTCTACGGAGCTGGTCAAGACCTCCTTAGGGAGGCCTTCTCCGGGAACCTAAGGGGAATGGGACCGGGTTTCGCTGAGATGGAGTTCGAGGAGAGACCTTCTGATCCCATAGTCGTTTTCATGGCAGATAAAACGGAACCAGGAGCTTTCAACTTACCTCTCTTCAAGATATTCGCTGATCCCTTCAATACAGC is a window from the Candidatus Korarchaeum sp. genome containing:
- a CDS encoding TATA-box-binding protein, producing MPLESDEREGSSETLLEDRRVQEILKRIREPEITIQNVVSSADIRQRLDLHEISRRIKKSRYDPDKFPGLVLKLDEPKAALLLFSSGKFVCTGTKSVEESAQAINTAIDVLQKHGIEVKGRPLIKAENIVASAKLHVKVDIERLALELENTLYEPEQFPGLIFRMRDPDVVFLIFASGSLVCTGAKKESDVKRAVYKLREILARRGYLVIE